From a single Paenibacillus sp. FSL W8-0426 genomic region:
- a CDS encoding sugar ABC transporter ATP-binding protein: protein MTDAPILLQMEQVSKQFAGVPALKDVDFSVRGGEIHALLGANGAGKSTLMKMLSGAYQMDRGSITLNGQRLRLASPGDAKANGIHCVYQEVDAALVPQLTAAENIMLDQLASSSRGWWSSPRKQQQRAGEVLKQLGASIDLHKKVAELTLAEKQMILLARILVQDAKVIIFDEPTAPLSQEETDAFFRIVHHLKDRGVACIFITHRLVEVTAHCDRVTVMRDGQHVFTGNAQEVTIHDLVGQMLGKTFDEEFPKTEVPLGEVLLEARGLRRGLKVKGVDLSVRRGEVLAVVGLVGAGKTECSRLLIGADKFEAGEIFLDGRKLRLSQPADAAASGIVSVPEERRKQGILIHENVERNLSLPLLGRLSTLGFVSRKQERANAESLVAQLGIKTASVRQEVKYLSGGNQQKVAIGKWLNTDAEVFVFDEPTKGVDIGAKSDIFKLINELAQAGKAIIYFTCELDEGLGIGDTIAVMCEGTIVKHFKRGEANQEQLLYYASGGQEVRHEG, encoded by the coding sequence ATGACAGATGCGCCAATTTTGCTTCAAATGGAACAGGTCAGCAAGCAATTTGCGGGCGTGCCTGCACTGAAGGACGTTGATTTTTCCGTCCGTGGCGGGGAAATCCATGCATTGCTTGGCGCCAACGGAGCCGGAAAAAGCACGCTGATGAAAATGTTGTCCGGCGCGTACCAGATGGATCGCGGTTCGATCACGCTGAATGGGCAACGTCTTCGGCTGGCTTCGCCAGGCGATGCCAAGGCAAACGGAATCCACTGCGTGTATCAAGAGGTCGATGCCGCGCTGGTGCCTCAGTTGACTGCCGCGGAGAATATTATGCTGGATCAGTTGGCATCCTCTTCGCGGGGGTGGTGGAGCAGTCCGCGAAAGCAGCAGCAGCGGGCCGGGGAAGTTTTGAAACAGCTTGGGGCAAGCATCGATTTGCACAAAAAAGTAGCCGAGCTCACGCTTGCGGAAAAACAGATGATTTTGCTGGCGAGAATTTTGGTTCAGGACGCCAAAGTCATTATTTTTGACGAACCGACAGCCCCGCTCAGCCAAGAAGAGACGGATGCGTTTTTCCGGATCGTGCATCATTTGAAGGATCGCGGTGTCGCCTGCATTTTCATTACGCATCGATTGGTCGAGGTTACCGCTCACTGTGACCGTGTAACGGTCATGCGGGACGGGCAGCATGTGTTCACAGGCAATGCGCAGGAGGTGACGATTCACGACCTGGTGGGGCAAATGCTGGGCAAAACCTTTGACGAGGAATTTCCCAAAACAGAAGTGCCGCTGGGAGAAGTGCTGTTGGAGGCCAGAGGATTGCGTCGAGGCCTCAAAGTTAAAGGGGTGGACCTTTCGGTCCGAAGGGGTGAAGTGCTTGCTGTCGTCGGCCTGGTCGGAGCCGGTAAAACGGAGTGTTCGAGGCTGCTTATCGGAGCGGACAAGTTCGAGGCAGGCGAAATCTTTTTGGATGGGCGAAAGCTGCGATTATCACAGCCTGCTGACGCAGCGGCGTCAGGGATCGTTTCCGTTCCCGAGGAACGCCGCAAGCAGGGCATCCTGATCCATGAAAATGTGGAACGGAATTTGAGCTTGCCCTTGCTTGGTCGTCTTAGCACATTGGGTTTTGTAAGCCGGAAGCAGGAACGGGCAAATGCGGAATCCCTGGTGGCTCAGCTTGGCATCAAAACGGCTTCGGTGCGCCAGGAGGTCAAATATTTAAGCGGCGGCAATCAGCAGAAGGTAGCGATCGGCAAATGGCTGAATACGGATGCGGAAGTGTTCGTCTTCGACGAGCCGACCAAAGGCGTGGACATCGGCGCCAAAAGCGATATTTTCAAGTTGATCAACGAACTGGCGCAAGCCGGCAAAGCCATCATTTATTTTACCTGCGAGTTGGACGAAGGGCTGGGCATCGGAGATACCATCGCCGTCATGTGCGAAGGAACGATCGTGAAGCATTTCAAGCGGGGAGAAGCCAATCAAGAACAACTGCTATATTACGCAAGCGGTGGACAAGAGGTGCGACATGAAGGATAA
- a CDS encoding sugar ABC transporter substrate-binding protein: MKTKTVKWAWFGLVLVLALALSACGIKKEPASTTASGTEGDKPQTEAVTGPLSGKRIALIMEFNTGTFSQQYVQGVKEEIEKFGGELTTFVADNDKAKMVSLLDSAINQKFDAILTDHGDALLEPGVKKAVEQNIPIVVFDADINVPGATVMSQDDQKMAELTLEQMKKDINGQGNIVKVWVAGFAPMERRQLAYGTFMEANPDIKEIATFGSAQNPALDTQAKMEAILKQYPKGEITAVWAAWDEFAKGAARAIQQAGRDEIKVYGIDMSDEDLQMIQDPKNPWVASAAVDPTDIGRVQVRYAYQKLNGDETEDKVVLNPVYVQRDALPDQQISTSELSEYVEGWGGSTQGIKDWMKEYGITAK, encoded by the coding sequence ATGAAAACGAAAACGGTAAAATGGGCATGGTTCGGGCTTGTATTGGTGCTTGCACTGGCTCTATCCGCATGCGGAATCAAAAAAGAACCGGCTTCGACCACAGCGTCTGGGACTGAAGGGGACAAGCCTCAAACCGAAGCGGTTACGGGGCCGTTAAGCGGGAAACGCATCGCACTGATCATGGAGTTTAATACGGGAACCTTCTCGCAGCAATACGTACAGGGCGTGAAGGAAGAAATCGAGAAATTCGGCGGCGAGCTGACCACGTTCGTGGCGGATAACGACAAAGCCAAAATGGTATCGCTGCTGGACAGCGCCATCAATCAGAAATTCGATGCCATCCTGACAGACCATGGCGATGCGTTGTTGGAACCCGGTGTCAAAAAGGCCGTGGAACAAAACATTCCGATCGTCGTTTTTGATGCAGACATCAACGTCCCTGGTGCCACGGTAATGTCCCAGGATGACCAAAAAATGGCCGAGCTGACGCTGGAACAGATGAAGAAGGATATCAACGGCCAGGGGAACATCGTTAAAGTTTGGGTGGCGGGATTTGCGCCAATGGAGCGGCGCCAGCTGGCATACGGAACATTCATGGAAGCGAATCCGGATATCAAGGAAATCGCAACGTTTGGTTCCGCGCAAAACCCGGCGCTGGATACGCAGGCCAAAATGGAAGCCATTCTGAAACAATATCCAAAAGGCGAGATCACGGCGGTATGGGCCGCTTGGGATGAGTTTGCCAAAGGAGCGGCACGTGCGATCCAGCAAGCAGGCCGCGACGAAATTAAAGTATACGGCATCGATATGAGCGACGAGGATTTGCAAATGATTCAGGATCCGAAAAATCCTTGGGTGGCCTCCGCGGCCGTAGACCCGACAGACATCGGGCGCGTCCAGGTCCGTTACGCCTACCAGAAGCTGAACGGGGACGAGACCGAGGACAAGGTCGTGCTGAATCCCGTGTATGTGCAGCGTGATGCGCTGCCTGATCAGCAAATCTCTACTTCGGAGCTGTCCGAATATGTGGAGGGCTGGGGCGGAAGCACGCAGGGCATCAAGGACTGGATGAAGGAATATGGCATCACTGCGAAATAA
- the spoIVA gene encoding stage IV sporulation protein A, whose amino-acid sequence MEKVDIFKDIAERTGGDIYLGVVGAVRTGKSTFIKRFMETIVLPNITNEADRARAVDELPQSAAGKTIMTTEPKFVPNNAVQIKVTEGLEVNVRLVDCVGYAVEGAKGYEDENGPRMISTPWFEEPIPFQEAAEIGTRKVIQEHSTLGVVVTTDGTIAEIPRSSYVESEERVIAELKEVGKPFVLVINSTRPRSDETLQLRSELAAKYDIPVMTLSAATMTEDDVTGVLREVLYEFPVHEVNVNLPSWVMVLNENHWLRSNYENSVRDTVKDIRRLRDVDRVVSQFMEYEFIDRAGLSGMNMGQGVAEIDLYAPDELYDQILYEVVGIEIRGKDHLLQLMQEFTHAKREYDRFAEALEMVKTTGYGIAAPSLAEMALDEPELIRQGTKFGVRLKATAPSIHMIRVDVESEFAPIIGTEKQSEELVRYLMQDFENDPIKVWDSDMFGRSLHSIVREGIQGKIAMMPDNARYKLQETLGRIINEGSGGLIAIIL is encoded by the coding sequence TTGGAGAAAGTGGACATTTTTAAGGACATTGCCGAGCGGACCGGAGGGGACATCTATCTCGGGGTTGTTGGCGCGGTCCGGACGGGGAAATCAACATTTATCAAACGTTTCATGGAAACGATCGTACTGCCCAACATCACGAATGAAGCGGATCGTGCCCGGGCAGTGGATGAATTGCCTCAAAGCGCTGCGGGTAAAACGATTATGACGACCGAACCTAAATTCGTGCCGAATAACGCGGTTCAGATTAAGGTGACGGAAGGGCTGGAAGTCAATGTTCGGCTCGTCGACTGCGTAGGATATGCTGTGGAAGGGGCCAAAGGTTACGAAGACGAAAACGGGCCAAGAATGATCTCCACGCCTTGGTTCGAAGAGCCCATTCCGTTCCAGGAAGCGGCCGAAATCGGCACGCGCAAGGTGATCCAGGAACATTCGACGCTTGGCGTCGTCGTTACTACGGACGGCACGATTGCGGAAATTCCCCGCAGTTCCTATGTCGAGTCCGAAGAAAGGGTCATTGCCGAACTGAAAGAAGTGGGCAAACCGTTCGTCCTGGTCATCAACTCGACGCGTCCTCGCAGCGACGAGACACTGCAGCTGCGTTCCGAGCTCGCGGCCAAGTACGACATTCCGGTCATGACCCTCAGCGCGGCGACGATGACGGAGGATGATGTCACGGGAGTTCTTCGTGAAGTGTTGTACGAATTCCCGGTGCATGAAGTCAACGTGAACCTTCCCAGCTGGGTCATGGTGCTGAATGAGAACCACTGGCTGCGCAGCAACTATGAAAACTCGGTGCGCGACACCGTCAAAGATATCCGCAGATTGCGGGACGTGGACCGCGTCGTGTCGCAATTCATGGAGTATGAATTCATTGACCGTGCGGGCCTCAGCGGCATGAACATGGGGCAGGGCGTGGCGGAAATCGACTTGTACGCTCCGGATGAGCTGTACGATCAAATCCTATACGAAGTCGTCGGGATCGAAATCCGGGGCAAAGACCATTTATTGCAGCTGATGCAGGAGTTCACCCATGCCAAGCGGGAATACGATCGCTTCGCCGAAGCGCTCGAGATGGTCAAAACGACCGGTTACGGCATTGCGGCGCCATCTCTCGCCGAGATGGCACTGGATGAACCGGAACTGATCCGCCAAGGCACGAAATTCGGCGTTCGCTTGAAGGCAACTGCCCCGTCGATTCATATGATCCGCGTTGACGTGGAGTCCGAGTTCGCGCCGATTATCGGTACGGAGAAGCAGAGCGAGGAACTCGTCAGGTATTTGATGCAGGACTTCGAGAACGATCCGATCAAGGTATGGGATTCAGACATGTTTGGCCGTTCCCTGCATTCGATCGTGCGGGAGGGGATCCAGGGCAAAATTGCCATGATGCCGGACAATGCCCGCTACAAGCTCCAGGAAACGCTCGGCCGTATCATCAACGAAGGCTCGGGTGGACTGATTGCCATCATACTGTAA
- a CDS encoding 2Fe-2S iron-sulfur cluster-binding protein: MDQTVTFLPQNKSIRVRSGTNLLSAARRAGIKITTRCDGKAACLMCKVRVDAEQLKGLEPPADAEKRKLGMLLEQGTRLACQAKVRHDVEVHVPEDPLKAAIRKQLERQRQEDDWL; the protein is encoded by the coding sequence ATGGATCAGACGGTTACTTTTCTGCCTCAAAACAAAAGCATTCGGGTCAGATCCGGCACGAACCTGCTAAGTGCGGCGCGACGTGCAGGCATAAAAATAACGACTCGTTGTGACGGCAAAGCCGCATGCTTGATGTGCAAAGTGAGGGTAGATGCAGAACAGCTCAAGGGGCTTGAGCCTCCGGCTGATGCAGAGAAGCGAAAATTGGGAATGCTGCTGGAACAGGGAACGCGTTTGGCATGTCAGGCAAAAGTGAGACATGATGTAGAAGTACATGTACCTGAAGATCCGCTGAAGGCAGCGATCCGCAAACAATTGGAACGGCAAAGGCAAGAAGACGATTGGTTGTAA
- a CDS encoding DUF2768 family protein, whose product MSAMDKMWLSLVAILIMGLSVFLITFARARTKGIVRGILSLIAFLVMLIGFIGGMAALI is encoded by the coding sequence ATGAGCGCAATGGACAAGATGTGGCTGTCATTGGTGGCCATTCTAATTATGGGCTTGTCGGTTTTCCTGATTACTTTTGCAAGGGCCAGAACCAAAGGCATTGTACGGGGCATACTGTCGTTAATCGCGTTTCTGGTCATGCTGATTGGGTTTATCGGTGGAATGGCTGCCTTGATTTGA
- a CDS encoding stage VI sporulation protein F, whose protein sequence is MSNISKDALKAINKKTGKTITEGAVKKLASTVKPTTMQNEAQLRQLIKQVSAMAKVPVSEDTVKEIVSAVKKSGLNPSNMEALMKMMMKKQ, encoded by the coding sequence ATGAGCAACATTTCCAAGGATGCACTGAAAGCGATCAATAAAAAAACGGGCAAAACGATTACGGAAGGTGCCGTCAAGAAACTGGCAAGCACGGTTAAACCAACCACGATGCAGAATGAGGCCCAGCTTCGCCAATTGATCAAGCAAGTATCCGCCATGGCCAAGGTTCCGGTATCGGAAGATACGGTGAAGGAGATCGTGAGTGCAGTCAAAAAGAGCGGACTAAACCCAAGCAACATGGAAGCTTTGATGAAGATGATGATGAAAAAACAATAA
- a CDS encoding NAD(P)H-dependent glycerol-3-phosphate dehydrogenase, with product MSKKVAVLVAGSWGTALASVLAANQLNVVMWTRSEEHAAEINDTHVNSRYLPGAQLPPNIRATTIMAEAVEGASAVLIVAPSSAMRSVTHQLKAYYRPEMLIIHATKGFETESLKRMSTVIAEELECEEGNIVVLSGPSHAEEVVKRCPTTVVVASLNQKAAEAAQALFMNSFFRVYTNRDMLGVELAGAFKNIIALGAGMSDGLEFGDNAKAALLTRGLAEITRIGVEMGANPLTFSGLAGVGDLVVTATSQHSRNWRAGSLLGQGKKLDDVLASMGMVVEGIRTTKAAYFISEKYGVQMPIADQLYHVLFQGREPRDAVEALMGRDPKTEMESMKLETWEQWHS from the coding sequence TTGTCTAAAAAAGTTGCCGTTCTCGTAGCAGGCAGCTGGGGAACCGCGCTTGCCAGCGTTTTGGCAGCCAACCAGTTGAATGTGGTCATGTGGACGCGCAGCGAGGAACACGCTGCCGAAATTAACGATACGCATGTGAATTCACGCTATTTGCCTGGCGCACAGCTCCCGCCGAACATTCGGGCGACGACAATCATGGCAGAGGCTGTCGAAGGTGCATCCGCGGTGTTGATCGTAGCTCCGTCTTCAGCAATGCGCTCGGTGACCCACCAACTTAAGGCATATTATCGACCCGAAATGTTAATTATCCATGCAACCAAAGGCTTTGAGACCGAGTCGCTGAAACGCATGTCCACGGTCATCGCCGAGGAACTGGAATGCGAGGAAGGAAACATTGTCGTACTGTCAGGGCCAAGCCATGCCGAGGAAGTGGTGAAGCGTTGCCCTACAACGGTCGTTGTTGCCTCCCTGAATCAGAAAGCGGCTGAAGCTGCCCAGGCGTTGTTCATGAACTCGTTTTTCCGCGTGTATACGAATCGGGATATGCTTGGCGTGGAGCTTGCCGGGGCTTTCAAAAACATCATCGCTCTTGGCGCAGGCATGTCCGACGGACTGGAGTTTGGCGATAACGCCAAAGCCGCTCTTCTTACGCGCGGACTCGCCGAAATTACGAGAATCGGCGTTGAAATGGGAGCCAATCCGCTGACCTTCTCCGGCTTGGCGGGTGTTGGCGACCTTGTCGTCACGGCCACGAGCCAACATAGCCGGAATTGGCGAGCTGGCTCGCTGCTGGGTCAGGGCAAAAAGCTGGATGACGTGCTCGCCTCAATGGGCATGGTTGTCGAAGGGATTCGAACCACAAAGGCCGCCTATTTTATTTCCGAAAAGTACGGCGTGCAAATGCCGATTGCCGATCAGCTGTACCATGTTCTGTTCCAAGGACGGGAGCCCCGCGATGCGGTTGAGGCATTGATGGGACGGGATCCCAAAACGGAGATGGAGAGCATGAAACTCGAAACGTGGGAGCAATGGCATTCCTGA
- the plsY gene encoding glycerol-3-phosphate 1-O-acyltransferase PlsY → MILQIAAIVLSYLLGSISFSVLLAKAIRGIDIRQHGSGNAGATNTLRILGKGPAILVLLLDVVKGIVAVWLGIWLGNGSEWTPAFAGIAAIAGHNWPLYFRFRGGKGIATAIGVLATLAFPPALCAGIIAILSIVFTRYVSLGSLIFVALTPIFILVFPGYSITMFWGSLIICLFAFWRHRTNIVKLAKGQENKLGSKNAGGGKRVV, encoded by the coding sequence GTGATCTTACAAATCGCAGCGATTGTCCTGAGTTATTTGCTAGGTTCAATCAGCTTTAGTGTCCTGCTGGCAAAAGCAATCCGGGGCATTGACATTCGGCAGCACGGAAGCGGCAATGCGGGTGCGACCAATACACTTCGCATCTTGGGCAAAGGCCCTGCCATTCTTGTACTGTTGCTGGACGTGGTCAAAGGGATTGTGGCTGTATGGCTTGGGATATGGCTTGGAAACGGTTCGGAGTGGACGCCTGCATTTGCAGGTATCGCAGCAATTGCTGGGCATAATTGGCCTCTCTATTTCCGTTTTCGTGGCGGGAAAGGCATTGCCACGGCGATCGGTGTATTGGCGACATTGGCCTTTCCACCCGCATTGTGCGCGGGAATCATTGCGATCCTTTCCATCGTATTCACGCGTTACGTTTCGCTCGGCTCGCTCATTTTCGTGGCGTTGACTCCGATTTTCATTCTGGTATTCCCCGGGTACTCCATAACGATGTTCTGGGGCAGCCTGATTATTTGCCTTTTCGCCTTCTGGAGGCATCGTACGAATATTGTCAAGCTGGCGAAGGGACAAGAAAACAAATTGGGATCGAAAAACGCCGGAGGAGGGAAACGCGTTGTCTAA
- the der gene encoding ribosome biogenesis GTPase Der, translated as MARPVVAIVGRPNVGKSTIFNRIIGDRLAIVEDKPGITRDRIYGIGEWNGKPFSIIDTGGIEIDGEDVIIKSIRMQAELAIEEADVIVFMCDAKTGVTQADEEVAQMLYRSGKPIVVAVNKVDNIGRSELIYEFYSFGFGDPIGVSGSHGTGIGDLLDAIVENLPELEDDQYDDDVIRVALIGRPNVGKSSLVNAILGEERVIVSDVAGTTRDAIDTPFEKDGQRYVLIDTAGMRKRGKVYETTEKYSVMRAMRAIERADVVLVVINGEEGIIEQDKHIAGYAFEAGKASLFVVNKWDVVDKTDKTMHEFEKKIRDHFLFMTYAPVVFLSAKTKQRLQKLLPVVQHVAQQHAMRVQTHLLNDVVSDAVAINPPPTDKGRRMRINYVTQVAVKPPTMVIFVNDPELMHFSYERYLENKIRGAFDFEGTPIRIFTRRKSDES; from the coding sequence ATGGCAAGACCCGTTGTGGCGATTGTCGGTCGGCCGAACGTGGGCAAATCCACGATTTTTAATCGGATCATCGGCGACAGGTTGGCCATTGTGGAAGACAAGCCGGGAATTACCCGTGACCGTATTTACGGCATCGGGGAATGGAACGGCAAACCATTCAGCATTATCGATACAGGTGGTATCGAAATTGATGGCGAGGACGTTATTATTAAGTCCATCCGGATGCAGGCAGAGCTCGCCATTGAAGAAGCGGATGTTATCGTATTCATGTGTGATGCGAAAACCGGCGTGACTCAAGCCGATGAGGAAGTTGCGCAAATGCTGTACCGCTCGGGCAAACCCATCGTTGTAGCCGTCAACAAAGTAGATAATATCGGGCGAAGCGAGCTGATTTATGAATTTTATTCATTCGGTTTCGGCGACCCTATCGGAGTATCCGGCAGCCACGGTACAGGTATTGGCGATTTGCTGGATGCCATCGTGGAGAATTTGCCCGAACTGGAGGACGATCAATACGATGACGATGTCATTCGCGTAGCCTTGATCGGACGTCCGAACGTTGGGAAATCTTCGCTTGTTAATGCCATCCTGGGTGAAGAACGGGTCATTGTCAGTGACGTTGCCGGCACGACACGCGATGCCATCGATACTCCTTTTGAAAAAGATGGGCAGCGCTATGTGTTGATCGATACGGCAGGTATGCGCAAACGCGGCAAAGTGTACGAGACCACGGAAAAATACAGCGTGATGCGCGCCATGCGCGCCATTGAGCGTGCGGATGTCGTTCTTGTGGTCATCAACGGCGAGGAAGGCATCATCGAGCAAGACAAGCATATAGCCGGTTATGCATTCGAAGCCGGTAAGGCTTCCCTCTTCGTTGTCAACAAATGGGATGTCGTGGACAAAACCGATAAAACCATGCATGAATTCGAGAAAAAGATTCGGGATCATTTCCTCTTCATGACGTATGCTCCCGTGGTATTTTTGTCAGCCAAAACAAAACAACGCTTACAAAAATTGCTGCCGGTTGTGCAGCATGTAGCGCAACAGCACGCTATGCGTGTACAAACGCATCTGCTTAACGACGTCGTATCCGATGCAGTTGCCATCAATCCGCCGCCTACGGACAAAGGACGCCGCATGAGAATCAACTATGTGACGCAGGTTGCCGTCAAACCGCCGACCATGGTTATTTTCGTGAACGATCCGGAATTGATGCACTTCTCGTATGAGCGCTACCTCGAAAACAAAATCCGCGGTGCGTTCGACTTTGAAGGCACGCCAATCCGCATATTTACTCGGAGGAAGTCCGACGAAAGTTAG
- the rpsA gene encoding 30S ribosomal protein S1, which yields MSEEIKNQEATQDELDQFVSLKKGDTVKGTIVKLEDNQAYVSIGYKYDGIIPIRELSSLHVGSASEAVEVGQEVEAKVLSIDDEKEKLVLSKRAIDSENAWDQLQKHFEDQDVFEIVVADVVKGGLVADVGVRGFIPASMVERHFVEDFSDYKGRTLRVKVKELDRENNKVILSQKDVLEAEFEANKAQVMASLQEGQVIEGTVQRLTQFGAFVDVGGVDGLVHVSELAWTHVDKPSDVLSEGDKVTVKVLKVDPEKGKISLSIKAAQPGPWETAGDKFNASDIVTGVVKRLVDFGAFVEIAPGVEGLVHISQISHKHIGTPHEVLKEGQEVQVKILEMNPAEQRVSLSIKETEEAPAPAPKAERPAKNSAPREEINNPNVSLSNQGMSTTLGELFGDKLSKFK from the coding sequence ATGTCGGAAGAAATCAAGAATCAAGAAGCAACCCAAGATGAGTTGGATCAATTCGTTTCCTTGAAAAAAGGAGATACGGTTAAAGGAACCATCGTCAAATTGGAAGATAACCAAGCTTATGTGAGCATTGGATATAAATATGACGGTATCATTCCAATCCGCGAATTGTCTTCCTTGCATGTGGGCAGCGCATCCGAAGCCGTTGAAGTAGGACAAGAAGTTGAAGCTAAAGTTCTTAGCATCGACGACGAGAAAGAAAAGCTCGTACTGTCCAAACGCGCGATCGACAGCGAAAATGCTTGGGATCAACTGCAGAAGCACTTTGAAGATCAGGATGTATTCGAAATTGTTGTGGCTGACGTCGTTAAAGGCGGACTGGTTGCTGACGTGGGCGTTCGCGGTTTCATCCCGGCTTCCATGGTTGAGCGTCACTTCGTTGAAGATTTCAGCGATTACAAAGGACGCACGCTGCGCGTTAAAGTCAAAGAACTTGACCGCGAAAACAACAAAGTGATCCTGTCCCAAAAGGATGTGCTTGAAGCTGAATTCGAAGCTAACAAAGCACAAGTTATGGCAAGCCTGCAAGAAGGCCAAGTCATCGAAGGTACTGTGCAGCGCCTGACTCAATTTGGTGCATTTGTTGACGTTGGCGGCGTAGACGGTCTGGTTCACGTTTCCGAGCTGGCTTGGACTCATGTGGACAAACCATCCGACGTTCTTTCCGAAGGCGACAAAGTGACCGTAAAAGTGCTGAAAGTTGATCCGGAAAAAGGCAAAATCAGCTTGAGCATCAAAGCGGCGCAACCAGGACCTTGGGAAACTGCCGGCGACAAATTCAACGCTAGCGACATCGTAACTGGTGTGGTTAAACGTTTGGTTGATTTCGGTGCTTTCGTTGAGATTGCTCCAGGTGTTGAAGGACTTGTGCATATTTCGCAAATCTCCCACAAACACATCGGAACACCGCATGAAGTACTGAAAGAAGGTCAGGAAGTTCAAGTCAAAATTTTGGAAATGAACCCTGCCGAACAACGTGTAAGCTTGAGCATCAAAGAAACGGAAGAAGCTCCTGCTCCAGCGCCAAAAGCAGAAAGACCTGCGAAAAACAGCGCACCGCGTGAAGAAATCAACAACCCGAACGTTTCCTTGAGCAATCAAGGCATGAGCACTACGCTTGGCGAACTGTTCGGCGACAAACTCAGCAAATTCAAATAA
- a CDS encoding lysophospholipid acyltransferase family protein, which yields MIYTFAKTVLRILYAIMFRLEAVGRENIPREGGVLLCSNHISNFDPPTVGIMIHRQVRFMAKSELFDIPVLGKVIRAVGAFPVKRGGVSKESIKTSLNILRDGEVLGIFPSGSRHNDGGIGKKGAASFALRSGATVIPAAIIGNYKLFRKMKVVYGAPVDLEEFKDDQAGDALERATEKIMSKINEMVRTGKPSQ from the coding sequence ATGATTTACACCTTTGCAAAAACGGTTCTGCGGATCCTGTACGCCATCATGTTTCGGCTGGAAGCAGTCGGACGGGAAAACATTCCCCGCGAAGGCGGCGTATTATTATGCTCCAACCATATCAGCAATTTCGATCCGCCGACCGTAGGGATCATGATCCATCGTCAAGTGCGTTTTATGGCCAAAAGCGAGCTGTTTGACATCCCGGTCTTAGGTAAAGTCATTCGGGCGGTTGGCGCTTTTCCCGTCAAGCGCGGGGGCGTTAGCAAAGAGTCCATCAAAACGTCGCTGAATATTTTGCGCGATGGGGAAGTGTTGGGAATTTTTCCTTCGGGCAGTCGTCACAATGACGGCGGGATCGGAAAAAAGGGAGCGGCAAGTTTTGCTCTCCGGAGTGGCGCAACGGTCATTCCGGCTGCTATTATTGGCAATTATAAATTATTTCGTAAAATGAAAGTTGTGTATGGAGCACCTGTCGATTTGGAAGAATTCAAGGACGACCAAGCCGGCGATGCGCTGGAAAGGGCGACCGAGAAAATCATGTCCAAAATCAACGAGATGGTGCGGACAGGCAAACCGAGCCAATAA
- the cmk gene encoding (d)CMP kinase, translated as MASQNTSENGKMNVAIDGPAGAGKSTVARLVAETLAYVYVDTGAMYRAVTLHMLRHDIMPDNVPEVLREARELSIDLQPDPSGQKVFCNGEDVTMEIRSREVTGIVSRYAQIEGLRAQLVDTQRQMALRKGVVMDGRDIGTTVLPDAEVKIFMTASVQERALRRFKELDPSDGLTLQQLEQDIATRDKLDAEREISPLRCAEDAIVLDTTEMSIREVVDKIVAYCTMARGEVGL; from the coding sequence TTGGCAAGCCAGAACACATCAGAGAACGGGAAGATGAACGTTGCGATTGACGGACCTGCTGGTGCCGGTAAAAGCACCGTAGCCCGCTTGGTCGCAGAAACGCTAGCGTATGTTTACGTCGATACCGGCGCAATGTACCGTGCGGTAACTCTGCACATGCTGCGGCATGACATCATGCCGGACAACGTGCCGGAGGTACTTCGGGAAGCCCGCGAGCTGAGCATTGATTTACAACCGGACCCCTCCGGACAGAAAGTGTTCTGTAATGGGGAAGATGTAACGATGGAAATCCGCTCTCGTGAAGTAACGGGAATCGTGTCCCGATATGCGCAAATCGAGGGGCTGCGTGCACAACTCGTGGATACCCAGCGGCAAATGGCTTTGCGCAAGGGCGTCGTGATGGATGGACGCGATATCGGAACAACGGTGCTGCCGGATGCAGAAGTGAAGATTTTCATGACCGCAAGCGTACAGGAGCGAGCTCTTCGGCGCTTCAAGGAGCTGGACCCTTCAGATGGATTGACATTGCAGCAACTGGAACAAGATATTGCCACCCGTGACAAACTGGATGCAGAGCGGGAAATTTCGCCGCTTCGTTGTGCCGAGGACGCCATAGTTCTGGATACAACCGAAATGAGCATCCGTGAAGTGGTTGACAAAATTGTTGCTTATTGCACAATGGCCAGAGGAGAGGTAGGTCTATGA